The genomic interval AAGACATGTCAAACGAAGACGTTTTTATCACAAAATCAACTGCAGATACTAAAGAAACAATCATTCACGAAGGTGTTGAATATCCAGTAGTAAAATTGGAGATTTCTAGAAGCTCTCACCCTTTTTACACAGGTAAAAACAAACTTATCGATACTGC from Flavobacterium ovatum carries:
- a CDS encoding type B 50S ribosomal protein L31, translating into MKKGVHPENYRLVAFKDMSNEDVFITKSTADTKETIIHEGVEYPVVKLEISRSSHPFYTGKNKLIDTAGRIDKFKTKYAKHIK